In Drosophila simulans strain w501 chromosome 3R, Prin_Dsim_3.1, whole genome shotgun sequence, a single window of DNA contains:
- the LOC6728031 gene encoding protein fem-1 homolog CG6966, with protein MDYKFIVFNAARDNNLAQLKATLYNKSSGEVGSLISAKVNGATPLVISCRNGHYDIVEYLLTKCRANVEQVGSVSFDGEPIEDAPPLWCAAAAGHLGIVKMLVRRGANVNSTTRTNSTPLRAACFDGHYEIVKYLVHHGADFEVANRHGHTCLMIACYKGHFRIAQYLLSLNADVNRCSVKGNTALHDCAESGSLQILQLLLKHGATMDVDYYGMTPLLAASVTGHMPIVEHLITLPCVSRESRIHALELLGATYVDRKRDMAAALNLWRRALEERAVEPPLEKKVQEQVPAYEMVREVTSVEELEEMVLDPDEMRMQALVIRQRILGPTHPDTSYYIRFRGAHYADAGRFDRCIELWSYALTMQQKILQPLSPMTQSSLLSFAELFSFMLVEAGRLLPRGRVVPPIEPDSMLTIFYKAVKEVERGLAFTLEQQKDQQQPQKQLPAADKSPSCSASSSASSSSSTTLLSAHQHDCNHDPNALSRTMISAIHIGCLLSSLLDTDALNPEMRRQVMGALYRLNRLKVRVRFDRTALHYACYREGTLAGRYPSCQFPSVTLAKALLEVGADPNAIDEAGNTPLHLATMQPYVEPLSHILLEGGAHLDTKNYAGETFESLLAPTPMHKIIDPMKYTTLACLAARTIKKHDIRYEGTVPATLYEFIELH; from the exons GCCACCCTTTACAACAAAAGCTCTGGCGAAGTGGGCAGCCTGATATCGGCGAAAGTGAACGGAGCCACCCCGTTGGTCATCTCCTGCCGCAATGGACACTACGACATTGTAGAATACCTATTGACAAAGTGTCGGGCCAACGTGGAGCAGGTGGGTTCGGTCAGTTTCGACGGGGAGCCCATCGAGGATGCCCCACCTCTGTGGTGCGCTGCAGCCGCCGGCCACCTGGGCATCGTGAAGATGCTCGTCCGCCGGGGGGCGAATGTGAACAGTACCACCAGGACGAATTCCACACCGCTGAGAGCCGCCTGCTTCGATGGACACTACGAGATCGTCAAGTACTTGGTGCACCATGGAGCAG ACTTTGAGGTGGCGAACCGTCACGGCCACACCTGCTTGATGATCGCCTGCTACAAGGGTCACTTCCGCATCGCCCAGTATCTTCTCTCCCTGAACGCCGATGTGAACCGCTGCAGCGTGAAGGGCAACACGGCACTGCACGACTGCGCCGAGTCGGGCTCCTTACagatcctccagctgctgctcaagCACGGCGCCACCATGGACGTGGACTATTACGGAATGACTCCGCTGCTGGCGGCCAGTGTCACCGGTCACATGCCCATTGTGGAGCACTTAATCACTTTGCCCTGTGTGAGCAGGGAGTCGAGGATTCACGCTCTGGAACTGCTGGGTGCCACGTATGTGGACCGGAAGCGGGACATGGCAGCGGCACTAAACCTGTGGCGTCGAGCGCTCGAGGAGCGTGCCGTGGAGCCACCGCTGGAGAAGAAGGTTCAGGAACAGGTGCCGGCCTATGAGATGGTTCGCGAGGTGACCAGcgtggaggagctggaggagatggtTTTGGATCCGGATGAGATGCGAATGCAGGCTCTGGTCATTCGACAGCGCATTCTCGGACCCACCCATCCGGACACCAGCTACTACATTCGATTTAG GGGCGCTCACTATGCGGACGCTGGTCGCTTTGACCGCTGCATCGAACTGTGGTCCTATGCGCTCACCATGCAGCAGAAGATTCTACAGCCACTCAGCCCGATGACGCAGTCCTCGCTGCTGTCCTTCGCCGAGCTGTTCAGCTTCATGCTGGTTGAGGCGGGTCGCCTGCTGCCGAGAGGTCGAGTGGTTCCGCCGATCGAGCCTGACAGCATGCTGACGATATTCTACAAGGCTGTCAAAGAGGTTGAGCGCGGGCTGGCATTCACGTTGGAACAGCAGAAggaccagcagcagccgcagaaaCAGTTGCCAGCAGCTGACAAATCGCCATCCTGTTCGGCTTCCTCATCCGCatcttcctcctcctcaaCGACGCTGCTTTCGGCGCACCAGCACGATTGTAATCACGATCCCAATGCCCTGAGTCGCACCATGATAAGTGCCATTCACATAGGCTGTCTGCTGAGCTCGCTGCTGGACACAGACGCCCTGAACCCAGAGATGCGTCGCCAGGTGATGGGGGCGCTGTACCGTCTGAATCGCTTGAAGGTGCGCGTAAGATTCGATCGCACCGCCTTGCACTACGCCTGCTATCGGGAGGGCACGCTGGCCGGCCGCTATCCCTCATGCCAGTTCCCCTCGGTGACGCTGGCGAAGGCCTTGCTGGAGGTGGGAGCTGACCCAAATGCCATCGACGAAGCGGGCAACACGCCACTCCATTTGGCTACCATGCAGCCCTATGTGGAGCCCCTGTCGCACATTCTGCTCGAGGGCGGAGCGCATTTG GACACCAAAAACTATGCTGGCGAGACGTTTGAGAGTCTGCTGGCCCCCACGCCCATGCATAAGATCATCGACCCAATGAAGTACACAACGCTGGCGTGTTTGGCCGCGAGGACGATCAAGAAGCATGACATTCGCTACGAGGGAACCGTACCAGCCACACTGTACGAGTTCATCGAGCTGCACTAG
- the LOC27206465 gene encoding low choriolytic enzyme codes for MFLQTVRYLLLAGILAPNLVASEGIESYENYYNEIHVDDEQAEAKTRNALTSPLQRWPGNKIFYRISTDYSEQEVANVRAAMSSFGEQTCVQFEEIEGSPPAGKRYVSFKKSPNMCGTRVGYQPLSFGPHEVVLNEKCLTMPAVIQHETLHLLGLFHEQSRPDRDEYVQIDYDNIPRKYWSQFIAMDQTTTFKVPYDYESVMHYSKNAFAKDPSKPTIRALVGGKAVEREMGQVRGPSEGDWTKIRLMYKC; via the coding sequence ATGTTCCTTCAAACTGTTCGGTATTTGCTTTTGGCGGGAATTCTTGCACCCAACCTGGTGGCGTCCGAAGGAATCGAGTCCTACGAGAACTACTACAACGAGATCCATGTTGATGACGAGCAGGCGGAGGCCAAGACCCGAAATGCGTTGACTTCTCCACTCCAACGCTGGCCAGGCAATAAGATATTCTATCGCATCTCCACGGACTACAGTGAACAGGAGGTGGCCAATGTGCGGGCAGCAATGTCGAGTTTCGGCGAGCAAACCTGTGTGCAGTTCGAGGAGATCGAAGGATCTCCGCCCGCAGGCAAACGATATGTGTCCTTCAAGAAATCGCCCAATATGTGTGGCACTCGAGTGGGCTATCAACCCCTGTCCTTTGGCCCGCACGAAGTTGTTCTTAACGAGAAATGCCTCACCATGCCGGCTGTAATTCAACACGAAACCCTTCACCTGCTGGGCCTTTTCCACGAGCAGAGTCGTCCCGATCGCGATGAGTACGTGCAAATCGACTACGACAATATCCCGAGGAAATACTGGTCGCAGTTCATCGCCATGGATCAGACAACCACCTTCAAAGTTCCATACGACTACGAGAGCGTAATGCACTATTCGAAGAACGCCTTCGCCAAGGATCCCTCAAAGCCAACAATTCGAGCCCTAGTCGGTGGTAAGGCCGTGGAAAGGGAAATGGGTCAGGTGCGAGGACCTTCCGAAGGGGATTGGACCAAAATTCGTTTGATGTACAAGTGCTAG